One genomic segment of Ferrimonas sp. YFM includes these proteins:
- the asnA gene encoding aspartate--ammonia ligase, with protein sequence MKHSYIQTQQQIAFVKETFGQQLSRRLNLLEVQAPLLSEVGSGLQDGLSGHEKAVQVQVKAMPERGFEVVHSLAKWKRATLGRYGFGAGEGVVAQMKALRPDEDSLGPKHSVYVDQWDWEQVLGGGERTLEGLAVRVEAIYQALRDTEAAVAARFGLPVILPETISFVHAEALRSRYPDLCAKDREKQICREKGAVFLIGIGAELGDGQAHDCRAPDYDDWSSESELGKGLNGDILVWNPVLEDAFELSSMGIRVDAEALARQMQLADKAQELQQPWHQALLAGELPQTIGGGIGQSRLTMFLLGMSHIGQVQCGVWQEACPSRL encoded by the coding sequence CAGCAGCTGAGTCGTCGCCTCAATCTGCTGGAGGTGCAGGCGCCCCTGTTGTCCGAAGTGGGCAGCGGTCTGCAGGATGGACTGTCCGGCCATGAAAAAGCGGTACAGGTTCAGGTGAAAGCAATGCCGGAGCGCGGCTTTGAAGTGGTGCACTCCCTGGCAAAATGGAAGCGTGCCACCCTGGGGCGCTATGGTTTCGGCGCCGGCGAAGGGGTGGTGGCCCAGATGAAGGCGCTGCGCCCCGATGAAGACAGCCTGGGACCCAAGCATTCGGTCTATGTGGATCAGTGGGACTGGGAGCAAGTGCTGGGGGGCGGGGAGCGCACCCTCGAGGGGTTGGCCGTGCGGGTGGAAGCGATCTACCAGGCGTTGCGCGACACCGAGGCAGCGGTGGCCGCGCGCTTCGGTTTGCCCGTCATCCTGCCTGAAACCATCAGCTTTGTTCACGCCGAAGCGCTGCGCAGCCGTTACCCGGATCTCTGTGCCAAGGATCGGGAGAAGCAGATCTGTCGTGAGAAGGGGGCGGTGTTTTTGATCGGCATTGGCGCCGAGCTGGGCGATGGTCAGGCCCATGACTGCCGTGCCCCGGATTACGATGACTGGAGCAGCGAGTCCGAATTGGGCAAGGGCCTCAACGGCGACATCCTGGTGTGGAACCCGGTGCTGGAGGACGCCTTCGAACTCTCCTCCATGGGGATCCGGGTGGATGCCGAAGCCCTGGCCAGGCAGATGCAGCTGGCGGATAAGGCTCAGGAGCTGCAGCAGCCCTGGCACCAGGCTCTGCTGGCGGGTGAACTGCCTCAGACCATAGGCGGCGGCATCGGCCAGTCGCGGCTGACCATGTTCCTGCTGGGGATGAGTCACATCGGTCAGGTGCAGTGCGGTGTGTGGCAGGAGGCCTGCCCCAGCCGTCTGTAA